Proteins co-encoded in one Theileria equi strain WA chromosome 3, complete sequence genomic window:
- a CDS encoding hypothetical protein (encoded by transcript BEWA_009050A), whose product MCAGPSIDALRSKAPEISKILQQGESLLDPTLEVHFPELYSNVILPDVRVLRLKTNLDRINRVLRLSKPSVAAMEDVLCKLEALKARISESREKLQRVAISTQIAHLRQLEEEIKGCEKKLNSVNRLVDRLDPKITSIDTGDDTQLESLLESAEKMVESKQFCDSLNSIQSLDTSDLVKEVSERIETSLDRICELSLLWLQKETYRLYNTEDSIIQPFIICNNSSVESLFEMDATRNSDSVSSGTEQGGVHASAVRILSVLRTRQKYFGIFMDNIKDLLTHLSQRRFNNLLIYAGKDMYDIFMNLQLILTMIKSSVTALYKNAKLESEDPVILINAISQQLLGTLESKLDQQIPETFEGALELFRNIQICHFYRDKLESVLKEEDASSEKSRNPILAFLDETCNDWRKNFHVLVENIQKEMGGPETGAPVMSLFLHKLIDIQLEFTESRDLHSILEKINALTLCTTLSTTYQIFKPLQSSIVPQQFKNAIKERLDAQIQEEYTIASEAILNELNITKNNQEYTCSDESVSNRISSIIYSESLESFEVLHNVSLLPDPVKRLILQKLYLLLVDVYKNLNGDSTKVKEMTDMVNGFPHSL is encoded by the coding sequence ATGTGTGCCGGCCCAAGTATCGATGCTCTCCGGAGCAAAGCTCCGgaaatttcaaaaatactACAACAAGGAGAGTCTCTGTTGGATCCAACCCTCGAAGTCCACTTTCCGGAGCTCTACAGTAATGTCATACTCCCGGATGTCCGTGTGTTGCGCTTAAAGACAAATTTGGATAGGATAAATCGAGTTCTGAGGCTATCAAAACCTTCAGTAGCTGCTATGGAAGATGTACTCTGTAAATTGGAGGCTTTAAAGGCCAGAATCTCAGAGTCTCGTGAAAAACTCCAACGTGTGGCGATTTCTACACAAATTGCTCATCTAAGACAACTGGAGGAAGAAATTAAAGGGTGTGAAAAGAAACTTAATTCAGTAAACCGCCTGGTCGATCGTCTTGACCCAAAAATAACCTCCATCGACACAGGGGATGACACACAGCTGGAGTCTCTTTTGGAGTCTGCAGAGAAAATGGTGGAGTCAAAGCAATTCTGTGACTCTTTAAACTCTATTCAATCGTTAGATACCTCAGATTTGGTAAAGGAAGTTTCAGAACGCATAGAAACCAGTCTAGATAGGATCTGCGAACTATCGCTTTTGTGGCTACAGAAGGAAACTTATCGGCTCTACAACACTGAGGACTCGATAATTCAGCCATTTATCATTTGCAATAATTCTAGCGTTGAGTCACTGTTCGAGATGGATGCTACTCGCAACAGCGACTCTGTGAGTAGTGGCACTGAACAAGGGGGCGTGCATGCCTCGGCCGTACGCATCCTCAGTGTGCTACGTACACGCCAAAAATACTTTGGGATTTTTATGGACAATATCAAGGACCTGCTAACCCATTTATCGCAAAGGAGATTTAACAATCTGCTAATATATGCAGGGAAGGATATGTACGATATTTTCATGAATCTTCAACTTATTCTAACAATGATAAAGAGCTCTGTAACTGCCCTAtacaaaaatgcaaaattGGAAAGTGAGGACCCGGTAATTCTTATAAATGCAATATCCCAGCAACTCCTTGGTACTCTGGAATCAAAGCTGGATCAGCAAATTCCAGAAACGTTCGAAGGAGCACTTGAGCTATTTAGGAACATTCAGATATGCCATTTTTATAGAGATAAACTAGAGTCTGTGctaaaggaagaagatgcaAGCAGCGAAAAATCCCGCAATCCAATCTTGGCATTCCTAGATGAAACATGCAACGACTGGAGAAAAAATTTCCATGTACTGGtagaaaatatacaaaaggAAATGGGTGGTCCAGAGACTGGCGCACCTGTCATGTCTCTATTCTTGCACAAACTAATTGATATTCAACTTGAATTTACAGAGTCTAGAGACTTGCACAGcattttggaaaaaataaacGCGCTTACGCTTTGCACAACTCTTAGCACAACCTACCAAATTTTCAAGCCCCTTCAGTCTAGTATAGTACCACAGCAGTTTAAAAATGCTATAAAGGAAAGGCTTGATGCGCAAATACAAGAGGAATACACAATAGCATCTGAGGCTATTTTAAACGAGTTGAACATAACAAAAAACAATCAGGAATACACATGTAGTGATGAAAGTGTATCAAATCGCATAtcttccattatatacTCTGAAAGTTTGGAAAGCTTTGAGGTGCTACATAAtgtttctcttcttcccGACCCAGTCAAACGCCTAATTTTACAGAAATTGTATCTACTTTTGGTGGATGTGTACAAGAATCTGAATGGAGATTCAACCAAAGTTAAAGAAATGACAGATATGGTTAATGGATTTCCACACTCCCTTTAG
- a CDS encoding hypothetical protein (encoded by transcript BEWA_009060A), translating to MMNYMYRIRFNYYPVMHILSRHQREQLVDQLFSHRTQLQTRFIQNSLFYDNKMRKFSTLVQNQGSLYEKTAKALETVDGRSLPTEYAPGYKSCRIFDNPNIVETVHRETPLGKIYRYLDITGALTKFNSRKMHLLRSRPLTRSYMTYLTENERKMGLVMEWVLCFLVLLCIVQVIWETREHHDRPYVIAGKGYEFTGAGPVELRWHGSFPLQYPKGRCKECEFFEFECKKRCFDALIKQGHTFIMGDPYQIPRRKLLPTPYPPCE from the coding sequence ATGATGAACTATATGTACCGCATACGTTTTAATTACTACCCAGTGATGCATATCCTGAGTAGGCATCAGAGGGAACAACTAGTTGACCAGCTGTTCTCACACAGAACACAGCTGCAGACCAGATTTATACAGAATAGCCTCTTCTATGACAACAAGATGAGGAAGTTTAGCACTCTCGTGCAAAACCAGGGCTCTCTCTACGAAAAAACAGCAAAGGCACTTGAAACTGTCGATGGGAGGTCACTTCCAACGGAATACGCGCCCGGATACAAGTCATGCAGAATCTTTGACAACCCAAATATCGTAGAGACAGTGCATCGAGAAACACCCCTGGGAAAAATCTATCGTTATCTGGATATCACTGGAGCATTAACAAAGTTCAACAGCAGGAAGATGCATCTGCTTAGGTCACGTCCGCTCACCCGCAGCTACATGACTTATCTTACAGAAAATGAGAGGAAGATGGGACTCGTTATGGAATGGGTACTCTGCTTCTTGGTCCTCCTTTGCATTGTCCAGGTTATATGGGAGACTCGCGAACATCACGACAGACCCTATGTAATTGCTGGAAAGGGTTACGAATTTACAGGAGCTGGACCTGTGGAACTCAGATGGCATGGCAGTTTCCCACTCCAGTATCCAAAGGGAAGATGTAAGGAATGCGAGTTCTTCGAATTTGAGTGTAAAAAGAGGTGCTTTGACGCCCTCATAAAACAGGGACATACCTTCATCATGGGCGACCCATACCAGATTCCAAGAAGGAAACTCTTGCCAACTCCATACCCTCCCTGTGAATAA